In a genomic window of Gossypium arboreum isolate Shixiya-1 chromosome 7, ASM2569848v2, whole genome shotgun sequence:
- the LOC108480296 gene encoding uncharacterized protein LOC108480296 encodes MRMCIDYRPLNKLTVKNKYLLLRIDDLFDQFQGALVFSEIDFRSGRIYGSNESSISALSGSIRHGHVASAEGIRVDPQKIKVVLDWKQPKNVFEIRSFFGLTGYYWLFIERFSLIAAHLTKLLRKGVPFIWTDTQQMSFEKLKSVLTQAPVLTQPESGKKFVMYNDTSHVDLGCVLMQEEIEVRPNLTFEKLVQILDRDIKVLRTKSIPLVKVLWRNHGTEEATWELKDSMRQQYPHLF; translated from the exons atgaggatgtgcatcgattatcgaccgCTAAATAAGTTGACcgtaaagaataagtatctgctTCTGAGGATTgacgacctgtttgatcagttccAAGGGGCTTTAGTGTTTTCTGAGATTGATTTTCGAtcagg CCGCATTTATGGATCCAATGAATCGAGCATTTCAGCCTTATCTGGATCAATTCGTCatg GGCATGTAGCTTCTGCTGAAGGGATTCGAGTTGATCCTCAAAAGATCAAagttgtgcttgattggaaacagcctaagaacGTGTTTGAAATCCGCAGTTTTTTTGGCCTGACGGGTTATTATTGGCTCTTTATTGAACGGTTCTCTCTGATTGCAGctcatttgactaagcttttACGCAAAGGAGTTCCTTTTATTTGGACCGATACGCAACAAatgagctttgagaagctcaagtctgttctGACTCAGGCTCCTGTTCTGACACAGCCTGAATCTGGTAAGAAGTTTGTGATGTACAATGATACGTCACACGTCGATTTAggatgtgtgctgatgcaagagg AGATCGAGGTTAGGCCGAACTTGACCTTTGAGAAACTGGTTCAGATTCTAGATCGTGACATTAAGGTTCTGAGAACGAAGTCCATCCCTTTAGTGAAGGTTCTGTGGCGGAATCATGGTAccgaagaggccacgtgggaacttAAAGACTCTATGcgacaacaatatcctcatctattctaA